The Pseudarthrobacter defluvii DNA window GCCCGGCCTCCTGCCGCGGGCCTGCCCGAGCTGCAGCAATGGTTCGCCCAGGAACTCGGCGGGGCAACCCCGGTGGGCATCACTCCTCCAACCCCGAACGACGTCATCGTGCTGCCGGGAAGCCAAAGCGGCCTCAGTTCCATCTTCCGTGCGCTGGTGGGTGCCGGGCAGCCGCTGCTGATCGAATCACCGTCCTACTGGGGAGCCCTCCTGGCCGCCGCCCAAACCGGGGTGCGCCTGGTCCCGGTGCCCGCCGGACCGGAGGGGCCGGACCCGGCGGACGTGGACCGCGCCTTCGCCGAGACCGGGGCGCGCGCGTTTTACGTGCAGCCCAACTATTCGAATCCGGCCGGGACGCAGTGGGGGCCCGGCCGGGGCGACGAAATCCTGGACGTGGCCCGCCGGCATGGCGCGTTCCTTGTGGAGGACGACTGGGCGCACGACTTCGGCATCACCTCTGACCCCATGCCGCTGTCCGCCAGGGATGACTCCGGCCACGTGGTCTACATCAGGTCCCTGACCAAGAGTGTGTCCACCGCCATCCGCGTTGCCGCCGTGATCGCGCGCGGACCGGCGCGGGAACGCATTCTGGGCCACCGGGCCGCCGAGTCGATGTACGTGAGCGGACTTCTGCAGGCCGCGGCTTTGGATGTGGTGACCCAACCCGGCTGGCAAACACACCTCCGCAACCTCCGCCGGCAACTCCAATCACGACGGGACCTGCTGGCCACCAGCGTTCGCGAGCACGTGCCGCAGGCGCACATCGACAACCTGCCCAAGGGCGGGCTGAACCTGTGGCTGCGCCTCCCGGACAGCACAGACCTTCCGCGGCTGGTGCGGGACTGTGAGGATGCCGGCGTGATCATTGCCGCTGGCACGGAGTGGTTCCCGGCCGAACCCGCAGGCGCCTTCATCCGGCTCAACTATTCGGGCCCGAACCCGGGCGCCTACCCCGAAGGGGCCAGGATCATCGGCGAGGCATTGGCACAAAACATTTAGCCGGCCGCCTCCGCGGAAGGTGCACCTTTGGGGGAAGGGACTACTGTTTTAGTAAAGGGATCCGGGGAAATCCACGCCACACTCTTCCTGCCCTATGGCAAGCCCCGGACTTTCTGGGGTACGGGGGATGAAGGGTGGCCGGCAGCTGATCAGGAGGAAACGGTGAACGACGAACTGACAAAGCCAGGAACCGACGTCCTGATGGATATGCTCCTGGACAGCCCTGACCTGACTGTCTTCCTGCAGCGCCTGGCGCAGATCTCGGATGCCGAACTCAGCCGGGAAGCGGGCGAGGGCCACTGCAGCGTGACCGTGTGGAGGAAGCGCCGGCCCTTCACCATTGCCAGCAGCGGACCCGAGGCAGCGGCCATGGACGAGTTACAGTACGCCTCCAACCAGGGCCCGTGCATGGAAGTGGCCAAGACCGGCCGTCCTGTCGAGGTGCTGGACTTCCGGACTGAAACCAGGTGGCCCAGGTATGTCGCCGCAATGGCTGAAAGTCCCATGCGTTCCGTTCTGGCTGTCCCCATCGCGCTCCATACGCCGGACGCATCTGCAGCGCTCAACTGCTACAGCCCACACCCCCGCCATGTTCCCGTCCAGATCAGGGACATGTTGCTGGATTTCACGGAGATGGCGGCGCGTGCCCTTAGCCTAAGCGTGAAACACCAGACGCAGATTGACCTCGCGGCCGACCTGGCAGCCGCGATGCAGTCCCGAACGGCCATCGACCTCGCAGCCGGCGTGATCATGGCGCAGACCAACTGCAGCCAGCAGGAGGCGGTGGACATCATGATCACGGCGTCGAGCAATCGCAACGAAAAGCTCAGGGACGTGGCGCTCTCCGTGCTCGCCCGGTTTGACGGCAGCACCCCCACCACCCATTTCGACTCGCTCTAGCCCTTTGGGGAACGAGCGGCAACAGAATCCAGCAGCCCCGCTACCGGGCATGAAAAGGTGACGATCATGGACAATTCCCAACCGCTCGCGAATGAGCTGGCCAGGCTGATGGGACAGGCGTCCAGCGGCTTCCTCACAGAGGAGAATGCGTCCAAAGCCGTGCAGTCCCTGGCCTACGTCCTGCGCGACTCCATCCCGCACTCGGCAGGAGCGGGCGCCTCCATCATCAACGCGCGCGGCCGCCGGGAGAGCGCCGGCGCCACGGATCCCGTGGTGCTCCGGGCGGACAAGCTGCAGTACGAGCTGGGCCAGGGACCGTGCCTCAGTGCCTGGGCCGAACAGCGGGCCATCATCATCCAGGACACAACGCAGGAAACCCGCTGGCCCCGGTGGACGGAAGCTATCGCCGACCTGCCGCTGCGGTCGGTCCTCAGCGCTCCGCTGACCACCGAGGGAAGGCGAATCGGGGCAATCAAGGTGTATTCACCCGAACCCCTGGTGTTCGACGACCATTCAGTCTTCCTGATCGAACGGCTGGCCAGCCCGGCCGCAGCCTTGCTGGGCAACGCCCGCGACCGTGAGGCAACCAAGCGGCTCAACTCCCAGCTGGTGGAGGCATTGACCAGCAGGGACATGATTTCCCGTGCCGAGGGAGTCTTGGCCGAAAGATTGCACATCAAGCCGCGCGAGGCGCTGGATGTGATGCTTGCCGCCTCCCGCAAAGAGGGAAAACCACTGCAGGAGGTAGCAAGTGAAATTGTTGATGGCCCGGTCGGCGAATAGGAGCCCCCTGTGGACGAATTCGCGAAACCCCTGGACCAGGCGCAAGCGACCCGACAGGCCATGGAGGAGGCCGGAATAACCCTCAGCGCCGTCTGGATGCGCTACTTCAGCTTCACCGGTGCCGCCGGAGAGTACGAAGTGGATGCCTACTTGAACGGTTCCCTGGAACTGCCGGTCCATGAACGGGACCTCCTGGCGCATGCAGTCAACGAACTCATCAAGGAGCTTCCGCCGCCGCGGATGGCTCCCTACAGCCAGAACGGGAAGAAACACGGGCACAGCCTTGATCCCACCCAGGACGGGACGCACGACGGGAAGATATCCCAGAACGGCAGGAAATCCCGGGACGCGGCAAATGACGGGAAGAGGCCCCCGGACGGCAAGTGACGCAGCGGTTACCAGGGTTGTCCGAGGAGTAAATCAAGATTTGCGCTTAAACCGTTCTGCCCCTGCGGGCGGCGCTACGCTGACCGTGCATCCGCATCCAGCACACGCCCTTGGGGGACAACCATGCCCGGCTTCCACAACTTTCCGCTGCCGCATCTCCGTCGTCAGCAAAACCCACACACGGCAGCAGCGAACCGCCATGAACGCTCAACCAAAGCGCTCGTCACTGGGGCCGCGGCCGCCGTCGTGCTTCTCCTGGCTGGCTGCGGCGCACCCCAAGCATCGCTGACTGCCGCCGCGGGACCCGCCAGCGACGCTGCCTCTGCAGCTCCCGCTGCACCGAGGACCACCAGCACCCCTGTTGCCGATACACCGTGCACGACCGTCAACGCGCAGCAGGTGTCCGCGGGAGTCAGCTACGTGTGCACCAAAGACGAGTCCGGCAGGCTGGTGTGGCTTGAAGCCGCCCAGTCCAAGCGCGTCAGCGACAAGATCGCAGCCGCGGAGGCAGCAAAGGCGGCGGCAGACAAGGCAGCAGCGGATAAGGCCGCGGCGGACAAAGCGGCCGCCGACAAGGCCGCGGCAGACAAAGCCGCAGCCGACGCCGCAGCCGCACACCAGGCCGCCGAGGCCAGGGCGGCCCAGGACGCGGCGGCAAAGGCAGCAGCGGAGGCGGCGGCGAAGGCCGCGGCCCCTCCGGCTCCCGTGGCACCTGCCGTTCCGGGGACCAACCCGGGCTGCGACCCGAACTATTCAGGCTGCGTCCCGGTCGCCTCCGACGTGGACTGCGCGGGCGGAAGCGGCAACGGGCCGGCCTACGTCCGCGGCCCGGTCCAGGTCATGGGCCGGGATATCTACGGGCTGGACAGGGACCACGACGGCGTGGGCTGCGAATAGGTCCGCTGCGAACGGTAGGACTACACGAACGCCTTGACCAGTTCTTCGCTCTTCTCCCACAGCCCGCGCGCCAGTACGGCGTCGTACGCCTGCGGGTTGGCCTTGGCCAGGGCGCGCTTGGCGTAGTAGGCCCCGGAGATCCAGTCCGTGCCGGCGGTGCCGTCGATGAGCCAGAGCATGGTGTCGGCACCTTGGTCCGGGCTGAGCATAAAGCGGTTCAGCAGGGTGGTGTAGGCGTGCCGGAACGGGCTTGAAGACTCCGCCGCGAAGTTGGTGCGGACCACCCCCGGGTGGAATGCCGCCGTCGTGATCCCCTGGTCGTGGAACCGGCGGTGCAGCTCGGAGGTGAACAGGATGTTGGCCAGCTTGCCTGTGCCGTAGGCGCGGTTGGTGCTGTACCCGTGTTCGGCGGTGAGGTCGAAGAGGTCCAGCTTGCCGAAGTTGTTCGCCGCGCTGGAGGTGTTGATGACCTTGGCGTTGCCGGCGGTGAGAGTGTCCATGAGGAGGGTGGTGAGCAGGAACGGCGCCAGGTGGTTGACCTGGAAGGTGGATTCGTTGCCGTCAACGGTGAGCGTCCGCTTGCCCATGATGCCGCCGGCGTTGTTGGCCAGGACATCGATGCGCGGGTAGTTGGCCTTCAGTTTCGCGGCGAGGTCGCGGACCTGTGCCAGGTCGGCGAAGTCGGCCAGATAGTGGTCCGCGCCGATGTCCCCGGCCAGGGCGCTGGTCTTTTCGGCGGAACGGCCGACGACCACCACCTGCTCCCCTGCCTTGGCCAGCGTCCGTGCGGCTGCCGCTCCGATGCCGTCGCTGGCGCCGGTGATCACGATGGTGCGAGGAGTCAAGGGGTGTCCTTTGGTTCGGCGGGCGGCGCACCGGCGTGGCGCACCAAGTGGCATAACGACGGCGGGGCGGCCGGTGTTCCCACCAGCCGCCCCGCCGCCGCACTGCTTTGGAGGGGTCAGCCCACCGCGCCGGCCACCAGGAAGATGACTGCGGCGATGGCGAAGCCCATCACGCCGATCAGGGTTTCCATCACGGTCCAGGTTTTCAGGGTGGTCTTGACGTCCATGCCGAAGAAGCGGCCCACCAGCCAGAAGCCGGAGTCGTTGACGTGCGACACCACCACGGAGCCGGCAGCCACGGCGATGACCATGGCGGCAATCTGCATGCCGTTGAGCCCGCCCGCCGCCACGGCGGGGGCGATCAGGCCGGCGGTGGTGGTCAGGGCAACCGTCGCCGAGCCCTGCGCGATGCGGAGGATGGCGGAGATCAGGAAGCCTGCCAGGATCAGCGGAATGCCAACGTTGCCCAGGACGTCGGCCAGTGCCTTGCCGATGCCGGAGGTCCGCAGGACGCCGCCGAACATGCCGCCGGCGCCGGTGATCAGGATGACGGAGCAGACCGGGCCAAGGGAGGACTCGAGCAGACGCTCCATGGCTGCACCGTCGCGGCCGCGGCGGGTGCCCAGCACGAACAGTGCCACCAGCACAGCGATCAGCAGCGCCACGGGCGTCTCACCAATGGTCCGCAGGACCTGGAACCACTGTTCCTTCTTGACGGACTCGTCCAGCACGCCGGAAGAAGCGAGGGTGTTCAGGCCGGTGTTGAGGAAGATCAGCACCAGCGGCAGGAGCAGCAGGCCGATGATGGTGCGGAACCTCGGCGGGTGGGCCTCGGCTTCTGCACTCGCGTGGCCCAGGATCTCGGGGACGGGAAGAACCAGTTTCCTGCCCGTGTACAGGCCGTAGAGGTAGGCGGTGACGTACCAGGTGGGGATGGCGGTGATGAGGCCGGCGATCAGCACCAGGCCGATGTTGGCGTCGAAGAAGGCCGCGGCGGACACCGGGCCCGGGTGCGGCGGCAGGAAAATGTGCATCACCGAGAAGGCGCCGGCGGCGGGAAGGCCGTAGCGGAGCACTCCCCCGCCCAGGCGGTGGGCAACAGCGAAGACCACCGGAAGCATGACCACCAGGCCGGCGTCGAAGAAGATGGGGAAGCCGAAGATCAGCGAGGCCAGGCCCAGTGCGAACGGGGCGCGCTTTTCACCGAACACGCCGATCAGGTAGTCCGCCAGGACCTTTGCCCCGCCGCTGGTTTCCACGATCCTGCCCAGCATCGCGCCCAGGCCCACCAGCAGCGCCACCGTCCCCAGGGTGGTGCCGAAGCCGTCCACCAGGACCGGAACCACCTTGTTGGCGGGGATCCCGGTGGCGAAGGCCGTGGCCAGGCTGATGAGGATCAGGGCGATCAGGGCGTGCATCCGCAGCCGGATGATCAGGAACAGCAGCACAAGAATCGCTGCCGCGGCGACGAGCAGCAGCGGACCTGCGCCCATCGTCTGGGTCCATCCTTCGATGGTCATGGTTCTCCTTTGAAACAGGGTTGGGGACTATGGGGTCAGGACGCCTGGGGCGCCTGGCCGGTGGGGAGCTTGAGGGCGTTGACGACGGCGGCGACCAGCTCCTCGGGTGAGCGGGCGATGTCGAGGCGGAGACTGCCGGCGTCGCGCTCTTCCTGGGTGAGTGGCTCAAGAGTGGCCAGCTGGCTGGGCAGGAGGGTGGGTGGCATGAAATGCCCTTCCCGGCCCTGCATCCGCTGGCTGATCAGGTCCGCGCCGCCGTCGAGGTGGAGGAAGACAACCCGGCCTCCGGCCTGGGACAGCAGGGCGCGGTAGCTGTGTTTGAGCGCCGAGCAGGTCAGGACCGTGCTCTTGCCGGCGGCGGCCTGGGCGGATATCCAGTCGCGGATTTCCTGCAGCCAGGGCCAGCGGTCCTCATCCTGGAGGGGAATGCCCTGCGTCATCTTGGCGATGTTTGCTTCGGGGTGGAATTCGTCCGCCTCGGCGCAGGCCCAGCCGAGTTGCCGGGAGAGCGCTGCTGCCAGGGTGGATTTGCCGGATCCGGCAACGCCCATGACCACAAGATGCGTGGCTGGATACTGCATGTCATACCTCCGGAGAAGACGTCTTTGGCTTTGGAAGAAGCTCGCTGTCAGGCCGCTGCAAAACGGGCTATGCGATAAGGTATCACCTTTTGGCGGTATAGATACTATCTTTGCGTGTCACAAGTCATACCTTTGGTCTCCGCATGGGTATCCTTGGAGGGCGCAATGGCGCGGAAGCGAACGGGGAAAGAATGTCGACGGCGACAATCCAGGACGGCGATGAAATGCACGACGGCGGGGCCTCCCCTGCCGCGCAGGGCCGGGTCATTGAGGCAGTAGGGGTGGCGATCGCCTCCGGAAACCTCGCCCCGGGCAGCCGGCTCACCCTCGAGGGCCTGCAGCGGGAGTACGGAATTTCCAGGACCGTTGCCCGCGACACCATGAAGGTCCTGGAATCCATGAACCTGGTCTATTCGCGGCGGCGCGTGGGCATCGTGGTGCAGGAGCCGTCACTGTGGAACGTATTTGATCCGAAGCTGGTGCGGTGGCGCCTGGCCTCGGACCGCCGGGACCTGCAGTACGGCAGCCTGACCGAGCTGCGCATCGCCGTCGAACCCATTGCCGCTGCCGGCGCGGCCCGCCGGGCCAGCGCGGCCGAGCGTGCCCAGCTGGTATCCCTGGCGGCCGACCTCCGCAGGCTGGGCGAAGCCGGCGACCTGCAGGCCTTCCTGGCCGCCGACATCGCGTTCCATCAGCTGCTTCTGCGGAGCTGCGGCAACGAGATGTTCCGTGCACTCGAGGGAATGATCGCGGAGGTGCTGACCAGCCGCACCAAACAGGGCCTTATGCCGTTCAAGCCGAGGGGCGAAGCGCTTGAGGCGCACGAGGACGTGGCCACCGCTGTGGCTGGCGGGGACACTGCGGCGGCGGAACAGGCCATGCACCACATCCTCGATGAGGTCCGTGAGGCGATGGGGCTGCGCTAGCCGTTTGGGCAGCCCCCGCTGCGCCCCATAACCGGCCCTGCCCCGCTTGACCGGTGCTGCCCCGCATAAGCGTTGGTGCCCAACACCGGTTGTGAGGTCGAGGGCCGGTTATGGAACTGGCGCAAGCGGGTTAACAAAAAGCAGGGCCTACCGATGAACGGCAAGCCCTGCTTTAGAGAAACCTAACGGTTCCAGTCCCTAGGAAATTAGAGAGCCTGGATGTTGGTGGCCTGGGGACCCTTGGGGCCCTGCTCGGTGTCGAAGGAAACCTTCTGGTTCTCTTCGAGGGAGCGGAAGCCGGAGGAGTTGATCGCGGAGTAGTGCGCGAAAACGTCCTGCGAGGAGTCGTCCGGGGAGATGAAGCCGAAGCCCTTTTCAGCGTTAAACCATTTGACGGTACCAGTAGCCATTATTTTTGTCCTTCGTGAAGGTGGAGGGAAAGTCCCGACTTTCGGGCCCTCCGGCGTGGGGTGTTCAAAAACCGCTACTTCAGAAGAACACGGACTTTCGACCGTGCGTACTGCCTGAACTACCAACTGCATAAACACAACAACAGGTTCAACACTACAGGAGATTGCGCCCATACCTAATTGCGCGCCTGTTCACGCCCGTATTACGCCTGCCCGTGGTCCTCCAGCGCCGCGCTGTCCTCACCGAGGGAGCATGTGGCGGCGCTCTTGTAGCTTTCCTTGGGAAGCCATCCGGGACACGACCCAATCCACCCAAACACGACAACGTGCAGTCACAATAGGGCTATACGCGGCTTGTGGGGAAGCTGCCCTTCGAGGAGGGACTTCGCACACAAGCGGACCTTTTCGTAGTGGAGGAACCACATGACTGACCAGCAACCCCAGCAGCCTGAGAACGTGACACCGCCCGCGCCGCATCCGGGACAACCCCAGCCCCCGCAGTACCAAGCACCCCAGCCCGGCCAACCACAGCCCCCGCAGTACCAGACGCCTTATCCCGGTCAAGGTCAGTACCAGGCGTCGTACCCGCAGATGTCCCAGCAACCACCAGCGCCTAACCAGGGGCAGAACTATCCGCAGCAGAAATCAAAGTTGGTTGCCGGGCTGCTCGGAATCTTCTTGGGAGGCCTCGGCATCCACCGCTTCTACTTGGGTTACACGCTTATCGGGATTATCCAGATCGTCGTGACCATCGTTCTAAGCAGCCTGGGACTTGGTTTCCTTGCGCTTTGGGGCTTGGTCGAGGGGATCATGATCCTGGCCGGCGCCGCCTCTTTCCGACACGATGCCAAGAACCTTCCCCTGCGCGACTAACTGAACAGACCGGCTAAGGACCACCATGAACGCGATTATTCACGACAAACCAGAACAGCTCGCACAAATCCAGGCGGGTCTTTTGCAAGGCGAACAGGTTTACGCCGTCTACGACTGCATAGGCGTCGGGACCGGTTTCGTCGGCATCACGAACATGCGGGTTATCTTGCAGGACAAGAGCTTCGTGGGCAACAAGCTCGCCATCGTGTCCGTTCCGTA harbors:
- a CDS encoding aminotransferase-like domain-containing protein, which produces MTNDSSSRIVGALHAWISRAAPGAQLPSTRQLVAEYQASPVTVQKALQALAGQGLIESRPGVGTFVRAVRTARPSDYGWQSAALRPPSSPLPSSSSTMRSVPGDAIWFHSGYPDRELLPERLVRAALARAARGDAALARPPAAGLPELQQWFAQELGGATPVGITPPTPNDVIVLPGSQSGLSSIFRALVGAGQPLLIESPSYWGALLAAAQTGVRLVPVPAGPEGPDPADVDRAFAETGARAFYVQPNYSNPAGTQWGPGRGDEILDVARRHGAFLVEDDWAHDFGITSDPMPLSARDDSGHVVYIRSLTKSVSTAIRVAAVIARGPARERILGHRAAESMYVSGLLQAAALDVVTQPGWQTHLRNLRRQLQSRRDLLATSVREHVPQAHIDNLPKGGLNLWLRLPDSTDLPRLVRDCEDAGVIIAAGTEWFPAEPAGAFIRLNYSGPNPGAYPEGARIIGEALAQNI
- a CDS encoding GAF and ANTAR domain-containing protein — translated: MNDELTKPGTDVLMDMLLDSPDLTVFLQRLAQISDAELSREAGEGHCSVTVWRKRRPFTIASSGPEAAAMDELQYASNQGPCMEVAKTGRPVEVLDFRTETRWPRYVAAMAESPMRSVLAVPIALHTPDASAALNCYSPHPRHVPVQIRDMLLDFTEMAARALSLSVKHQTQIDLAADLAAAMQSRTAIDLAAGVIMAQTNCSQQEAVDIMITASSNRNEKLRDVALSVLARFDGSTPTTHFDSL
- a CDS encoding gluconokinase, producing the protein MQYPATHLVVMGVAGSGKSTLAAALSRQLGWACAEADEFHPEANIAKMTQGIPLQDEDRWPWLQEIRDWISAQAAAGKSTVLTCSALKHSYRALLSQAGGRVVFLHLDGGADLISQRMQGREGHFMPPTLLPSQLATLEPLTQEERDAGSLRLDIARSPEELVAAVVNALKLPTGQAPQAS
- a CDS encoding FadR/GntR family transcriptional regulator; the encoded protein is MSTATIQDGDEMHDGGASPAAQGRVIEAVGVAIASGNLAPGSRLTLEGLQREYGISRTVARDTMKVLESMNLVYSRRRVGIVVQEPSLWNVFDPKLVRWRLASDRRDLQYGSLTELRIAVEPIAAAGAARRASAAERAQLVSLAADLRRLGEAGDLQAFLAADIAFHQLLLRSCGNEMFRALEGMIAEVLTSRTKQGLMPFKPRGEALEAHEDVATAVAGGDTAAAEQAMHHILDEVREAMGLR
- a CDS encoding SDR family NAD(P)-dependent oxidoreductase — its product is MTPRTIVITGASDGIGAAAARTLAKAGEQVVVVGRSAEKTSALAGDIGADHYLADFADLAQVRDLAAKLKANYPRIDVLANNAGGIMGKRTLTVDGNESTFQVNHLAPFLLTTLLMDTLTAGNAKVINTSSAANNFGKLDLFDLTAEHGYSTNRAYGTGKLANILFTSELHRRFHDQGITTAAFHPGVVRTNFAAESSSPFRHAYTTLLNRFMLSPDQGADTMLWLIDGTAGTDWISGAYYAKRALAKANPQAYDAVLARGLWEKSEELVKAFV
- a CDS encoding GAF and ANTAR domain-containing protein; translated protein: MDNSQPLANELARLMGQASSGFLTEENASKAVQSLAYVLRDSIPHSAGAGASIINARGRRESAGATDPVVLRADKLQYELGQGPCLSAWAEQRAIIIQDTTQETRWPRWTEAIADLPLRSVLSAPLTTEGRRIGAIKVYSPEPLVFDDHSVFLIERLASPAAALLGNARDREATKRLNSQLVEALTSRDMISRAEGVLAERLHIKPREALDVMLAASRKEGKPLQEVASEIVDGPVGE
- a CDS encoding GntP family permease, translating into MTIEGWTQTMGAGPLLLVAAAAILVLLFLIIRLRMHALIALILISLATAFATGIPANKVVPVLVDGFGTTLGTVALLVGLGAMLGRIVETSGGAKVLADYLIGVFGEKRAPFALGLASLIFGFPIFFDAGLVVMLPVVFAVAHRLGGGVLRYGLPAAGAFSVMHIFLPPHPGPVSAAAFFDANIGLVLIAGLITAIPTWYVTAYLYGLYTGRKLVLPVPEILGHASAEAEAHPPRFRTIIGLLLLPLVLIFLNTGLNTLASSGVLDESVKKEQWFQVLRTIGETPVALLIAVLVALFVLGTRRGRDGAAMERLLESSLGPVCSVILITGAGGMFGGVLRTSGIGKALADVLGNVGIPLILAGFLISAILRIAQGSATVALTTTAGLIAPAVAAGGLNGMQIAAMVIAVAAGSVVVSHVNDSGFWLVGRFFGMDVKTTLKTWTVMETLIGVMGFAIAAVIFLVAGAVG
- a CDS encoding cold-shock protein, yielding MATGTVKWFNAEKGFGFISPDDSSQDVFAHYSAINSSGFRSLEENQKVSFDTEQGPKGPQATNIQAL
- a CDS encoding PH domain-containing protein → MNAIIHDKPEQLAQIQAGLLQGEQVYAVYDCIGVGTGFVGITNMRVILQDKSFVGNKLAIVSVPYKNIRSVSMLSNKSMMGRFASTSSIGIDTGGSIKEADFRGDDKAKHAHDLILWNMLQTH
- a CDS encoding TM2 domain-containing protein, encoding MTDQQPQQPENVTPPAPHPGQPQPPQYQAPQPGQPQPPQYQTPYPGQGQYQASYPQMSQQPPAPNQGQNYPQQKSKLVAGLLGIFLGGLGIHRFYLGYTLIGIIQIVVTIVLSSLGLGFLALWGLVEGIMILAGAASFRHDAKNLPLRD